The Pseudomonas nunensis genome includes the window TGATGCCGTTATCGAGAAGCACGTCCGCTTCGACGGTGGGATTGCCACGGGAGTCGAGAACTTCACGACCTTTGATGTCGACGATTTTTGCCATTGTTGTAAACACTCCAAAGTTGACGAAAACGACGCAGCTAGAGGAAATCTTTTACCGTCGGCAAGTGATGTGCAGCGGGCAGGCTTGCGGACGATAAGGCTCAGGCCCGAGGGCCTGAACATTAAATCGTGCGGTACTTTACCGGAGAAATGAGGTTTACGCGGTTTCTACCGTCGGAAAACTCTTAACCAGTTCGTCCAAAGCTTTGAGCTGGGCCAGGAATGGCTCCAGTTTGTCCAGGCGCAAGGCGCAAGGGCCGTCGCATTTGGCGTTGTCCGGGTCCGGGTGGGCTTCGAGGAACAGGCCCGCCAGGGACTGGCTGATGCCAGCCTTGGCCAGGTCGGTGACCTGGGCGCGACGACCACCAGCGGAATCGGAACGACCGCCAGGCATTTGCAGCGAATGGGTCACGTCGAAGAACACCGGGTATTCGAACTGCTTCATGATGCCGAAGCCGAGCATGTCGACGACCAGGTTGTTGTAGCCGAAGCTCGAACCGCGTTCGCAGAGGATCAACTGATCGTTACCCGCTTCCACGCACTTGCTCAGGATGTGTTTCATCTCGTGCGGCGCGAGGAACTGGGCTTTCTTGATGTTGATCACGGCGCCAGTCTTGGCCATCGCGACCACGAGGTCGGTCTGGCGCGACAGGAAGGCCGGCAGCTGGATGATGTCGCAGACTTCAGCGACGACCGCGGCCTGTTCAGGCTCGTGGACGTCGGTGATGATCGGCACGCCGAAGGCTTGCTTGATGTCCTGGAAAATCCGCATGCCCTCTTCCAGGCCGGGGCCACGGTAAGAGGTCACGGAGGAACGGTTAGCCTTGTCGAAACTGGCCTTGAACACGTAAGGGATACCGAGTTTCTCGGTGACCTTGACGTACTCTTCGCAGACCTGCATCGCCATGTCGCGGCTTTCCAGCACGTTCATGCCACCGAAAAGCACCATTGGCTTGTCGTTGGCAATCTCGATATCGCCTACACGGATGATCTTCTGCGCCATCGGATTTATGCCTTCTTCTGGTGTTGAGTCAACGCTGCCTTGACGAAGCCGGTGAACAACGGGTGACCGTCGCGCGGTGTCGAGGTGAACTCAGGGTGGAATTGGCAAGCGACAAACCAAGGATGATCCGGCGCTTCAACCACTTCAACCAGCGCGCCATCACCGGAGCGACCGGAAATTTTCAGGCCGGCTTCCATGATTTGCGGCAGCAGGTTGTTGTTCACTTCGTAGCGATGACGATGACGCTCGACGATCACGTCTTTGGCGTAGCAATCGTGAACCAGCGAACCCGGCTCCAGCAGGCATTCCTGTGCGCCAAGACGCATGGTGCCGCCCAGATCGGACGCTTCGGTACGGGTTTCGACAGCGCCGGTGGCATCTTCCCACTCGGTGATCAGGCCCACGACCGGGTGACCGCTGGCGCGATCGAACTCGGTGGAGTTGGCATCTTTCCAGCCCAGCACGTTACGAGCGAACTCGATCACGGCCACCTGCATGCCCAGGCAGATACCCAGGTACGGAATCTTGTTTTCACGAGCGAATTGAACGGCGGTGATCTTGCCTTCCACGCCACGCAGACCGAAGCCGCCCGGTACGAGGATCGCGTCGACACCTTCCAGCAGCGCGGTGCCCTGGTTTTCGATGTCTTCGGAATCGATGTAGCGCAGGTTGACCTTGGTGCGGTTGCTGATGCCGGCGTGACTCATCGCTTCGATCAGCGACTTGTAGGCGTCCAGCAGTTCCATGTACTTGCCGACCATGGCGATGGTGACTTCATGCTCAGGGTTGAGCTTGGCGTCCACCACGGCTTCCCACTCGGACAGATCGGCGCCGCCACATTGCAGGCCGAAACGCTCGACGACAAAATCATCCAGGCCTTGCGAATGCAGGATGCCCGGGATCTTGTAGATGGTGTCGGCGTCTTCCAGTGCAATCACCGCACGTTCTTCAACGTTGGTGAACTGGGCGATCTTGCGACGCGACGAGATGTCGATCGGGTGATCGGAGCGGCACACCAGCACGTCAGGTTGCAGACCGATGGAACGCAGTTCCTTGACCGAGTGCTGGGTTGGCTTGGTTTTGGTTTCGCCGGCAGTGGCGATGTATGGCACCAGCGTCAGGTGCATCAGCATCGCGCGCTTGGCGCCGACTTCGAAACGCAATTGACGGATCGCTTCGAGGAACGGTTGCGATTCGATGTCACCCACGGTGCCACCGATCTCGACCATGGCCACGTCGGCATCGCCGGCGCCCTTGATGATCCGGCGCTTGATTTCGTCGGTGATGTGCGGGATCACCTGGATGGTGGCGCCCAGGTAATCACCACGGCGCTCTTTGCGCAGGACGTGTTCGTAGACACGGCCGGTGGTGAAGTTGTTGTTCTGGGTCATGGTCGTGCGGATGAACCGCTCGTAGTGGCCCAAGTCCAGGTCGGTCTCGGCGCCGTCGTGGGTGACGAACACTTCACCGTGCTGGAACGGGCTCATGGTGCCCGGGTCAACGTTGATGTACGGGTCCAGCTTCAGCATGGTGACCTTAAGTCCCCGCGCCTCCAGGATGGCCGCCAATGAAGCCGAGGCAATGCCTTTCCCCAATGAAGAAACAACACCGCCCGTGACGAATATGTAGCGCGTCATGAAAAACCCTAGAAGTCTGCGTTAAAGCGGTCCGAGCCGCCGGGGAAAGCGAAGGAAGGCCGAAGCCCCCGATCACCTGCATTAATCACAGTGCATCTTTCAAAAAAACCGCCGCGTTGGGACAGACCGGGAGATGAAACACCGGTGCGTTGCTCGCTACACATTTTTTGGAATCGCCCAGCAAAGACTGCTTGGTAATCGGCAACTCCTGCAATTCAGGCGAATCCACAGAAGTTGTATCAAGAAGGGAGCGTAGTCTACCGGAAAGCCCCTTTCAGCTCAAACCTTGATCTTCGCTCGGCGGCTGCCAATGTAAATTCCAGCCATCCCGCGCGCTGCCGTTCAATCCCCGCAACCCCGCCACCGCCAGCAATTGCTCGCCGCGATAGAGCAGCGGCAATCTGCCACGGGCAAATGACGGTACACCACTTTCATTAAGCAAACGCTTCAGGTCGCGGTGGCCGCGCTCAGGCAAATTCATGATTTCACCACCTTCACGATAGCGGATATGCAGCGAGCCATCGGGGATCGGGCCGGTCAATGAGAGCAGGCCGTTATCGAGCAACGCCAGCGGCAACGTGGGATCAGCCCAACGCCCGACCACCGGCGGCGTGCGCAACCATGCACCGGACAGCCACCAGATACGCCCGTTCGCGCGATGCAATTCACCGTCCGCCAGTCGCCAGATAGGACGGGCATCGCCGGTGGCATCGCGAAGATCTTGCCAACCCGACCAATGGTCGCTGTCCGGCAACCGCGTCCGGGTCGCCAACCAGTGACTCAAGGCATTGCGCTGACGAGCGGCAGAGAGCTTTTCCAATGACGCCAGCTCCAGGGACGGCAAGCCCAGCCAATCGAAATCATTGCGGTGACCCGCCTCATCCAGATCGATCTGCGCCAACTCATCGAGCAGTCCTTGGGCTTCGCGCAGATGCGCCGCGCTGCGGGCCATGGTCGCCTGCGCCTGCGGCCAACGCTCGGTCAACACCGGGAATACTTGATGCCGCAGGTAATTGCGCGAAAATTGCCGATCCTCATTCGAGGGATCTTCGATCCATCTCAATTGGTGCGCAGCGGCGTACACCTCAAGGTCCGCCCGCGTGACATCCAACAGCGGTCGCAGCAAATGCCCCTGCCCCAATGCCCGCTCACTCGGCATGCCCGACAACCCTCGCACCCCGGCCCCGCGCAACAGTCGAAACAGCAGGGTTTCGGCCTGGTCGTCACGGTGCTGGGCGGTCAGCAGTACTTCATTGGCGTGAGTGCACTTGATGAAGGCGCCATAACGCGCGTCCCGGGCGGCACGCTCAAGGCTGGCGCCTGACTGAACCTTGACGCGGACAACCTCGAGCGGCACACCCAGCGCATCACAGACTGACTGACAATGCGCCGGCCACGCATCAGCAGCAGCCTGAAGACCATGGTGAACATGGACAGCATTGAGCGTTGGCAGGGATTGGGTTTTGGCGAGGTGTGCGAGAAGGTGCAGCAGGACGGTGGAGTCGAGGCCTCCGGAGAAGGCGATGCGCCAAGTGGTGGCGGTGCGCCAAGGCTTGAGGTTCAGCAGAAGCCTGGCAGACAGATCAATCATGGACTGGCTCATATCGATCACTTCACACAAAACAAATGTGGGAGCGGGCTTGCTCGCGAAGGCTGCCTAACATTCAACACACCAGTTGAATGTTATACCGCTTTCGCGAGCAAGCCCGCTCCCACATTGAAGCCGAGGTCAGATCAGAGACCGTAGCTCATCAGTCGATCGTAACGACGCTTGAGCAGCGCTTCGTTGTCGAACTTCTTCAGCATCGCCAGTTGCGAGCTCAGCTCGGCACGGATCGATGCCGCCGCAGCAGCCGGGTCGCGGTGAGCGCCGCCCAAAGGCTCGCCAATTACTTTATCGACGATGCCCAGGCCTTTCAGGCGCTCGGCGGTGATGCCCATGGCTTCAGCGGCATCCGGGGCCTTCTCTGCGGTTTTCCACAGGATCGATGCGCAACCTTCCGGCGAAATCACCGCGTAGGTCGAGTACTGCAGCATGTTCAACTGATCGCAAACACCGATCGCCAATGCACCACCAGAACCGCCTTCACCGATTACGGTGGCGATGATTGGGGTCTTCAGGCGCGCCATTACGCGCAGGTTCCAGGCAATCGCTTCGCTCTGGTTGCGCTCTTCGGCGTCGATACCCGGGTAAGCACCCGGAGTGTCGATGAAGGTCAGGATCGGCATTTTGAAGCGTTCGGCCATTTCCATCAGGCGGCAAGCCTTGCGGTAGCCTTCCGGACGCGGCATGCCGAAGTTGCGGCGAACCTTCTCGCGCACTTCACGGCCTTTCTGGTGACCGATGATCATCACCGGCTGGTCGTCCAGACGGGCAATACCGCCGACGATGGCAGCGTCGTCGGAGAAGTGACGGTCGCCGTGCAGTTCATCGAACTCGGTGAAGATGTGTTCGATGTAGTCCAGGGTATATGGACGTTTCGGGTGACGCGCCAGACGCGCGATCTGCCAGCTGGTCAGCTTGCCGAAGATGTCTTCGGTCAAGGTGCTGCTTTTGTCCTGCAGGCGGGAGATCTCATCGCCGATATTCAGCGAATTGTCATTACCGACCAAGCGCAACTCTTCGATCTTGGCTTGCAGGTCGGCGATCGGCTGTTCGAAATCTAGAAAATTCGGGTTCATAGGCGTCCGTCTTGGGTCGACATCCAAGAGAGCTTGGGCCGGCCGGTTGTCTATTCGCGCCCTACCTTAAGGGAGAGGCGCGTTCAGGTCGAGATTAAAAATTCAGGTCGAGATCAGGGCCATTCAAAGACACCTGACCGTCAACGGTATTGGAGGAAGACGTTGTCTCGCCCGAACTGGTCACGCAGGGCTTGAATCAAGGCATCCGCCGGGTCGATCCGCCAGGTCTCGCCGAACTGCAGCAAGGCCTTCGCATCAGGACTGGTGTACTCCATGGTGATCGGGCACGCGCCACGGTGACGCTTGAACAGCTCACCGAGCCAGCGTAGCTGATCGCCTTTCAAATCCTTGGTGTGCAGCTTCAAGCGCAGGCTTTCGGCCAGGTTGGTGCGCGCATCTTCCATGCTCATCACCCGCTTGACCCGCAGGCGCAAGCCACCGGAGAAGTCATCGTTGCTGACTTCGCCTTCGACCACCACCATCGCGTCAGTCTGCAACAGCGACTGCGCGGAATGGAACGCCTCGGCGAACAGCGACGCTTCGATCCGGCCAGAGCGGTCGTCGAGGGTGATGAAACCCATCTTGTCGCCCTTTTTGTTCTTCATCACCCGCAACGCGATGATCATGCCCGCGACCGTCTGCGTATCCCGCGCCGGTTTCAGGTCGATGATGCGCTGGCGAGCGAAGCGGCGGATCTCGCCTTCGTATTCGTCAATCGGGTGACCGGTCAGGTACAGGCCGAGGGTGTCTTTCTCGCCTTTCAGGCGCTCCTTGAGCGTCAGTTCCTTGGCCTTGCGGTGATTGGCGTAGACATCGGCGTCTTCTTCGACGAACAGACCGCCAAACAGGTCAACGTGACCGCTGTCTTTGGTACGCAGGGTTTGTTCGGCGGCTTTGATCGCCCCTTCCATGGCGTTCAGCAGGACCGCGCGGTTGCGGTCGATGTTGGCCTGATAGGCTTTCTGCTCGTCATGGAAGTAAGGACCGAGACGGTCCAGCGCGCCGCTGCGGATCAAGCCGTCCAGAGTACGTTTGTTGATGCGCTTGAGGTCGACACGGGCGCAGAAGTCGAACAGATCCTTGAACGGACCGGCCTGACGCGCCTCGGTGATAGCTTCGACCGGACCTTCGCCCACACCCTTGATCGCGCCGAGGCCGTAGATAATCCGGCCTTCTTCGTTCACCGTGAACTTGAATTCCGAAGTATTCACATCCGGCGCGTCGAGACGCAGCTTCATGGTGCGAATTTCTTCGATCAAGGTCACGACCTTGTCGGTGTTGTGCATATCCGCCGACAGTACCGCGGCCATGAACGGCGCCGGGTAGTGGGTTTTTAGCCATGCCGTCTGGTAAGACACCAGACCGTAAGCGGCGGAGTGAGACTTGTTGAAGCCGTAACCGGCGAATTTCTCTACCAGGTCGAAAATGTTACCGGCAAGGTCGGCGTCGATATTGTTGGTGGCGCAACCTTCAATGAAACCGCCGCGCTGCTTGGCCATTTCTTCGGGTTTTTTCTTACCCATGGCCCGACGCAGCATGTCCGCACCGCCGAGGGTGTAACCGGCCATGACCTGGGCAATCTGCATCACCTGTTCTTGATACAGGATGATGCCGTAAGTCGGTGCCAATACTGGCTTGAGGCCTTCGTACTGGTAGTCCGAGTGCGGGTACGCCAGTTCGGCGCGACCGTGCTTACGATTAATAAAGTCGTCCACCATGCCCGATTGCAGCGGGCCCGGACGGAACAGGGCCACCAGTGCGATCAAGTCTTCCAGGCAGTCGGGCTTGAGCTTTTTGATCAGCTCCTTCATACCCCGGGACTCGAGCTGGAACACCGCGGTGGTTTCAGCTTTTTGCAACAGCGTGTAAGTCGGTTTGTCGTCCAGCGGGATGAACGCGATGTCCAGCGGCGGCTGATCGACCTTGGCGCGATCACGGTTGATGGTTTTCAGCGCCCAGTCGATGACCGTCAGGGTCCGCAGACCGAGGAAGTCGAACTTCACCAGACCGGCAGCCTCGACGTCATCCTTGTCGAACTGGGTTACCAGGCCATCACCGGCCTCGTCGCAGTAGATCGGCGAGAAGTCAGTCAGTTTGGTTGGCGCGATAACCACACCACCGGCGTGCTTGCCGACGTTACGCACAACACCTTCGAGCTTGCGAGCCATCTCCCAGATTTCCGCAGCTTCTTCATCGACCTTGATGAAGTCGCGCAGGATTTCTTCCTGTTCGTAGGCTTTTTCCAGGGTCATGCCGACTTCGAACGGAATCATCTTCGACAGACGATCCGCCAAACCGTAGGACTTGCCCTGCACCCGCGCCACGTCGCGGACCACAGCCTTGGCGGCCATGGAACCGAAGGTGATGATCTGGCTTACCGCGTTGCGACCGTACTTTTCGGCCACGTATTCAATAACCCGGTCACGACCATCCATGCAGAAGTCGACGTCGAAGTCGGGCATCGATACCCGTTCCGGGTTAAGGAAACGTTCGAACAGCAGGTCATATTCCAGCGGATCAAGGTCGGTGATCTTCTGCACATAGGCCACCAGCGACCCGGCACCCGACCCCCGGCCCGGACCTACCGGCACGCCATTGCTCTTGGCCCACTGGATAAAGTCCATAACGATCAGGAAGT containing:
- the kdsA gene encoding 3-deoxy-8-phosphooctulonate synthase — protein: MAQKIIRVGDIEIANDKPMVLFGGMNVLESRDMAMQVCEEYVKVTEKLGIPYVFKASFDKANRSSVTSYRGPGLEEGMRIFQDIKQAFGVPIITDVHEPEQAAVVAEVCDIIQLPAFLSRQTDLVVAMAKTGAVINIKKAQFLAPHEMKHILSKCVEAGNDQLILCERGSSFGYNNLVVDMLGFGIMKQFEYPVFFDVTHSLQMPGGRSDSAGGRRAQVTDLAKAGISQSLAGLFLEAHPDPDNAKCDGPCALRLDKLEPFLAQLKALDELVKSFPTVETA
- the tilS gene encoding tRNA lysidine(34) synthetase TilS, whose product is MSQSMIDLSARLLLNLKPWRTATTWRIAFSGGLDSTVLLHLLAHLAKTQSLPTLNAVHVHHGLQAAADAWPAHCQSVCDALGVPLEVVRVKVQSGASLERAARDARYGAFIKCTHANEVLLTAQHRDDQAETLLFRLLRGAGVRGLSGMPSERALGQGHLLRPLLDVTRADLEVYAAAHQLRWIEDPSNEDRQFSRNYLRHQVFPVLTERWPQAQATMARSAAHLREAQGLLDELAQIDLDEAGHRNDFDWLGLPSLELASLEKLSAARQRNALSHWLATRTRLPDSDHWSGWQDLRDATGDARPIWRLADGELHRANGRIWWLSGAWLRTPPVVGRWADPTLPLALLDNGLLSLTGPIPDGSLHIRYREGGEIMNLPERGHRDLKRLLNESGVPSFARGRLPLLYRGEQLLAVAGLRGLNGSARDGWNLHWQPPSEDQGLS
- a CDS encoding CTP synthase — protein: MTRYIFVTGGVVSSLGKGIASASLAAILEARGLKVTMLKLDPYINVDPGTMSPFQHGEVFVTHDGAETDLDLGHYERFIRTTMTQNNNFTTGRVYEHVLRKERRGDYLGATIQVIPHITDEIKRRIIKGAGDADVAMVEIGGTVGDIESQPFLEAIRQLRFEVGAKRAMLMHLTLVPYIATAGETKTKPTQHSVKELRSIGLQPDVLVCRSDHPIDISSRRKIAQFTNVEERAVIALEDADTIYKIPGILHSQGLDDFVVERFGLQCGGADLSEWEAVVDAKLNPEHEVTIAMVGKYMELLDAYKSLIEAMSHAGISNRTKVNLRYIDSEDIENQGTALLEGVDAILVPGGFGLRGVEGKITAVQFARENKIPYLGICLGMQVAVIEFARNVLGWKDANSTEFDRASGHPVVGLITEWEDATGAVETRTEASDLGGTMRLGAQECLLEPGSLVHDCYAKDVIVERHRHRYEVNNNLLPQIMEAGLKISGRSGDGALVEVVEAPDHPWFVACQFHPEFTSTPRDGHPLFTGFVKAALTQHQKKA
- the dnaE gene encoding DNA polymerase III subunit alpha, which translates into the protein MPASFVHLRLHTEYSLVDGLVRIKPLVKTLVGMNMPAVAVTDQNNMCSLVKFYKASMGAGIKPICGADLWLSNKDPDNPLSRISLLAMNAVGYRNLTELISRGFIDGQRNGSIIIEREWVAEASEGLIMLSAAKEGEIGLAMLGGNPAEAETLAREWMAVFPDRFYLEIQRTNRPNDEEQLHGAVALAEKIGAPLVATNDVRFIKQEDFEAHETRVCIGEGRALDDPRRSKNYSDQQYLKSAEEMAELFSDIPEALENTVEIAKRCNIEVKLGKHFLPNFPIPDGMTIDEYFRKVSFDGLEDRLSVLLPKDTTEDYEAKRQVYVDRLNFELDIIIQMGFPGYFLIVMDFIQWAKSNGVPVGPGRGSGAGSLVAYVQKITDLDPLEYDLLFERFLNPERVSMPDFDVDFCMDGRDRVIEYVAEKYGRNAVSQIITFGSMAAKAVVRDVARVQGKSYGLADRLSKMIPFEVGMTLEKAYEQEEILRDFIKVDEEAAEIWEMARKLEGVVRNVGKHAGGVVIAPTKLTDFSPIYCDEAGDGLVTQFDKDDVEAAGLVKFDFLGLRTLTVIDWALKTINRDRAKVDQPPLDIAFIPLDDKPTYTLLQKAETTAVFQLESRGMKELIKKLKPDCLEDLIALVALFRPGPLQSGMVDDFINRKHGRAELAYPHSDYQYEGLKPVLAPTYGIILYQEQVMQIAQVMAGYTLGGADMLRRAMGKKKPEEMAKQRGGFIEGCATNNIDADLAGNIFDLVEKFAGYGFNKSHSAAYGLVSYQTAWLKTHYPAPFMAAVLSADMHNTDKVVTLIEEIRTMKLRLDAPDVNTSEFKFTVNEEGRIIYGLGAIKGVGEGPVEAITEARQAGPFKDLFDFCARVDLKRINKRTLDGLIRSGALDRLGPYFHDEQKAYQANIDRNRAVLLNAMEGAIKAAEQTLRTKDSGHVDLFGGLFVEEDADVYANHRKAKELTLKERLKGEKDTLGLYLTGHPIDEYEGEIRRFARQRIIDLKPARDTQTVAGMIIALRVMKNKKGDKMGFITLDDRSGRIEASLFAEAFHSAQSLLQTDAMVVVEGEVSNDDFSGGLRLRVKRVMSMEDARTNLAESLRLKLHTKDLKGDQLRWLGELFKRHRGACPITMEYTSPDAKALLQFGETWRIDPADALIQALRDQFGRDNVFLQYR
- a CDS encoding acetyl-CoA carboxylase carboxyltransferase subunit alpha encodes the protein MNPNFLDFEQPIADLQAKIEELRLVGNDNSLNIGDEISRLQDKSSTLTEDIFGKLTSWQIARLARHPKRPYTLDYIEHIFTEFDELHGDRHFSDDAAIVGGIARLDDQPVMIIGHQKGREVREKVRRNFGMPRPEGYRKACRLMEMAERFKMPILTFIDTPGAYPGIDAEERNQSEAIAWNLRVMARLKTPIIATVIGEGGSGGALAIGVCDQLNMLQYSTYAVISPEGCASILWKTAEKAPDAAEAMGITAERLKGLGIVDKVIGEPLGGAHRDPAAAAASIRAELSSQLAMLKKFDNEALLKRRYDRLMSYGL